In the Helianthus annuus cultivar XRQ/B chromosome 11, HanXRQr2.0-SUNRISE, whole genome shotgun sequence genome, one interval contains:
- the LOC118484310 gene encoding uncharacterized protein LOC118484310, with translation MLEDIGKIKKIKEMLKSAMFVNAYIYNHVGLVNMMRRFTNSHNLHRPAVTRFATSFITISQMHKQKHNLQKMIVSSEFLNSTWGKEVGGKRLYSILIKEKFWRNIVYAMKLMGPLVKVLRLVDGDKKPAMGYIYAAMKRAKATIKASFKREKQYAKAIEIIERRWQCQLGRPLHATGYFLNPEYYYANADEAKKGEIMGAVVKCIARLNPDESIQDKISLQLDKYQHAEGLFGDRMAIRQRSIRSPADWWNAFGGDTPELQKFAIRVLSLTCSATGCERNWSVFQQLHTKRRN, from the exons ATGTTGGAGGACATTGGGAAGATTAAAAAGATTAAAGAGATGTTAAAATCAGCAATGTTCGTGAATGCATATATATATAACCACGTTGGTCTTGTGAACATGATGAGAAGGTTCACTAATTCACATAATTTGCATCGGCCCGCGGTTACTCGTTTTGCAACATCATTTATCACTATCTCCCAAATGCACAagcaaaagcataatttgcagaagATGATTGTCTCTTCCGAGTTTCTTAATAGCACATGGGGAAAGGAAGTTGGTGGGAAAAGACTTTACTCTATTCTTATCAAAGAAAAGTTTTGGAGAAATATAGTGTACGCCATGAAGTTGATGGGACCTCTAGTTAAGGTCCTTAGACTTGTTGATGGAGATAAAAAGCCCGCCATGGGATACATATATGCGGCAATGAAAAGGGCTAAAGCTACCATAAAGGCGAGTTTCAAACGCGAGAAGCAATATGCTAAAGCGATAGAGATCATAGAAAGAAGGTGGCAATGCCAACTTGGAAGACCTTTGCATGCTACGGGCTACTTTTTGAATCCTGAATATTACTACGCGAATGCAGATGAGGCAAAAAAAGGAGAGATCATGGGGGCCGTTGTGAAATGCATTGCAAGATTAAATCCCGATGAAAGCATTCAAGACAAAATCAGTCTACAACTGGATAAATATCAACATGCCGAGGGTCTATTTGGTGATAGAATGGCTATAAGACAAAGGTCTATAAGATCACCAG CGGATTGGTGGAACGCATTTGGTGGTGATACTCCGGAGTTACAAAAGTTTGCTATCCGAGTACTTAGCTTGACGTGTAGCGCTACCGGTTGTGAGAGAAATTGGAGTGTCTTTCAACAG CTTCATACAAAGAGGAGGAACTGA